The region GCGGCATGTCGTTTCATGGCGGCGTCATCGGCACCTCGCTGGCGCTGATCCTGTTCGCGCGGGCCAACAAATTGAACTGGCTGCGCATCCACGATTACGTCGCCTGCGTCGTGCCGCTGGGCCTGCTGTTCGGCCGCCTCGCCAATTTCGTGAACGGCGAATTGTGGGGCAAGCCGAGCAACGCCGCCTGGGCGATCGTCTTCCCGCGCACCGGCGACGACGTCGCGCGCCACCCGAGCCAGCTCTACGAAGCCGGCCTCGAGGGGATCCTGCTGTTCGCATTGCTGTGGTTCGCGTTCTGGAAGACCAATGCGCGCTATGCGCCGGGCCGGCTCGTCGGATTGTTCGTGCTCGGCTATGGCGTCGCGCGCTTCATCGTCGAATTCTTCCGCGAGCCCGATGCGCAGTTCGCCGACACCTTCGTGCAGGCGAGCGGCCTGCACATGGGCCAGTGGCTGTGCGTCCCGATGATCCTCGGCGGGGCGTATCTGATCGCCACCTCGGCGGGCCGCCGCGAGCGGATCGAACCGATCGCCGGCAGCGAGAGCGTCGCGTGAAAACTCCCCTCCCGTTTGCGGGAGGGAGCCAATCTTAACTCCCCTCCCGCTTGCGGGAGGGGCTGGGGGAGGGCATGTGGCGCTGCCAATGACCGATCCCGACCCTTCCGCAAACAGGCCCTCCCCTAGCCCCTCCCGCAAGCGGGAGGGGGATTTGGAAACGCCGCTGCCCGACCGGCTCGCCCGTGCGATCACGCTGGCCGGGCCGATCTCGATCGCGCAATATATGGCCGCCGCCAACGCGCACTATTACGCGACGCGCGATCCGCTCGGCACGGGCGGGGATTTCACCACGTCGCCCGAGATCAGCCAGATGTTCGGCGAACTGATCGGGCTGTGGTGCGCCGACCTGTGGGATCGCGCGGGCCGCCCGGACATCGCCTGGGTCGAACTCGGCCCCGGCCGCGGCACGCTCGCCGCCGATGCGTTGCGGGCGATGGGAAAGGCCGGCCTCGCGCCGCCGGTGCATTTCGTCGAAACCAGCCCCACGCTCCGCAAGGCACAGGCCGAACGCATGGGCGAAGCGAGCTGGCACGACAGCGTCGCCACGCTCCCCGGCGATCGCCCGCTGATCGTGATCGCCAACGAATTCTTCGACGCGCTGCCGATCCGCCAGTTGGTGCGCACGATCGGCGGCTGGCACGAGCGCCTCGTCGCCTGCCAGGACATTCTGTTCCTGCCGATCGCCGGCAAACAGGTGCCCGACGCCGTCCTGCCCGAACCCCTGCGCGATGCGCCGCCCGGCTCGATCGTCGAAACCTCGCCCGCCAGCGTCGGCATCATGCGCGATCTCGCCACCCGCATCGTCGCACAGGGCGGCGCCTTGCTGGCGATCGACTATGGTTACGAAGGCCCGGCGGTCGGCGACACGCTCCAGGCGATGCGCGCGCATAAATTCGCCAACCCGTTCGAAGCCCCGGGCGAACACGACCTGACCGCGCATGTCGACTTTGCCACGCTGCTCGCCGCCGCGATCACGCTTGGCGCAAACGGCCACGGACCGACCGACCAAGGCATGTTTCTCACCCGCCTTGGGATCGCCCCGCGCGCTGCCGCGCTGGCGCAGGCCGCGCCCGATCGCGCCGCCGGCGTCGCCGCCGATCGCGACCGTCTGGTCGAGACGATGGGCACGCTGTTCAAGGCCATCGCGATCACCGCGCCGG is a window of Sphingomonas sp. Leaf357 DNA encoding:
- the lgt gene encoding prolipoprotein diacylglyceryl transferase, whose amino-acid sequence is MILSAAAAVQPHLHFADLGLDPVAVNLGFFQIKWYSLAYIAGILSGWWYLLKLLAQPGAPMARRHADDLVFYATLGIILGGRLGYVIFYAPDMLLSPWQVFKLWDGGMSFHGGVIGTSLALILFARANKLNWLRIHDYVACVVPLGLLFGRLANFVNGELWGKPSNAAWAIVFPRTGDDVARHPSQLYEAGLEGILLFALLWFAFWKTNARYAPGRLVGLFVLGYGVARFIVEFFREPDAQFADTFVQASGLHMGQWLCVPMILGGAYLIATSAGRRERIEPIAGSESVA
- a CDS encoding SAM-dependent methyltransferase; translated protein: MTDPDPSANRPSPSPSRKREGDLETPLPDRLARAITLAGPISIAQYMAAANAHYYATRDPLGTGGDFTTSPEISQMFGELIGLWCADLWDRAGRPDIAWVELGPGRGTLAADALRAMGKAGLAPPVHFVETSPTLRKAQAERMGEASWHDSVATLPGDRPLIVIANEFFDALPIRQLVRTIGGWHERLVACQDILFLPIAGKQVPDAVLPEPLRDAPPGSIVETSPASVGIMRDLATRIVAQGGALLAIDYGYEGPAVGDTLQAMRAHKFANPFEAPGEHDLTAHVDFATLLAAAITLGANGHGPTDQGMFLTRLGIAPRAAALAQAAPDRAAGVAADRDRLVETMGTLFKAIAITAPGWPAPEGFA